A single Cnuibacter physcomitrellae DNA region contains:
- a CDS encoding TadE family type IV pilus minor pilin — protein MRSVRDDGLRSDRGSATAEFAVVLPAVLVLAVLLVTVARAALLPVALADAAADAARLAARGEAGAATARTVAAAPGATMSTERDGGLLCVEVRAPVIVAGLGRVGESSARGCALDDSGAEGGAP, from the coding sequence GTGCGCTCAGTGCGGGATGACGGCCTTCGCAGCGACCGGGGCTCGGCGACGGCCGAGTTCGCGGTGGTGCTCCCCGCCGTGCTCGTGCTGGCGGTGCTCCTCGTGACCGTGGCGAGGGCGGCCCTCCTGCCCGTCGCGCTCGCCGACGCGGCGGCCGACGCGGCGCGTCTGGCGGCTCGAGGGGAGGCGGGTGCCGCGACGGCACGCACCGTCGCGGCGGCACCGGGGGCCACGATGTCGACCGAGAGAGACGGTGGCCTGCTCTGCGTCGAGGTACGCGCCCCCGTGATCGTCGCCGGGCTGGGCCGGGTGGGGGAGTCGTCGGCGCGCGGCTGCGCACTCGACGACAGCGGCGCGGAGGGCGGTGCGCCGTGA
- a CDS encoding DUF4244 domain-containing protein: MIPTRRTPTLRTGTATFTRRARIRSALADESGAATAEYAIATLAAVGLAGLLVTILRGDEVRGMLAELVRRALSAG, from the coding sequence GTGATTCCGACACGACGAACCCCCACGCTCCGCACTGGAACCGCCACGTTCACCCGGCGGGCGCGCATCCGATCCGCCCTCGCCGACGAGTCGGGGGCGGCGACCGCGGAGTACGCGATCGCGACCCTCGCGGCCGTGGGACTGGCGGGCCTCCTCGTCACGATCCTGCGGGGCGACGAGGTGCGCGGCATGCTCGCCGAGCTGGTGCGCCGTGCGCTCAGTGCGGGATGA
- a CDS encoding type II secretion system F family protein, translating to MRARTGPVAAPRETPAAGAARSGRRPEDDDIAAVLERLAALVGAGVAPVRAWEYVAGALAPGAAPSTASTTGRSGSSPRARSTADVVRAVAEAVALGAPVPEALRAASAGRAWRVTGAAWAVAAEAGAPMAPFLSALAASLGTSARMDREIEAGLAGPVATTRLVTALPVVAALGGALSGLGTLAALASPAGLVCVAGAVLLLVIANRWSRALVRRARRDDVEAGLALDLIAIGLAGGGSTTRARRLARDACEEFRLEYADASALALLELARVSGAPPADLLRYEARRIRADAAAAAARRTAALGTWLMLPLGLCTLPAFLLLAVAPVLLALLASAT from the coding sequence ATGAGAGCGCGCACGGGCCCTGTCGCGGCGCCGCGCGAGACACCGGCCGCGGGGGCCGCGCGGAGCGGTCGGCGGCCCGAGGACGACGACATCGCCGCGGTGCTCGAGAGACTGGCCGCCCTGGTCGGCGCCGGAGTCGCCCCGGTGCGAGCCTGGGAGTACGTCGCCGGCGCGCTCGCTCCCGGCGCCGCGCCGAGCACGGCCTCCACCACGGGTCGCTCCGGCTCGAGCCCCCGCGCGCGGTCGACCGCCGACGTGGTGCGGGCGGTCGCGGAGGCGGTGGCGCTCGGAGCGCCGGTGCCGGAGGCGCTGCGCGCCGCGTCCGCGGGGCGCGCCTGGCGCGTGACCGGGGCCGCGTGGGCGGTGGCCGCGGAGGCGGGTGCCCCGATGGCTCCGTTCCTGTCGGCCCTGGCGGCGTCCCTCGGCACCTCGGCACGGATGGACCGCGAGATCGAGGCCGGGCTCGCCGGTCCGGTGGCGACGACGCGCCTCGTCACCGCGCTGCCGGTCGTCGCCGCCCTCGGCGGTGCGCTCTCCGGCCTCGGCACGCTCGCGGCGCTCGCCAGCCCCGCGGGACTGGTCTGCGTCGCGGGTGCGGTCCTGCTCCTGGTGATCGCGAACCGCTGGAGCCGAGCACTCGTGCGACGGGCCAGACGCGACGACGTCGAGGCCGGGCTCGCCCTCGACCTCATCGCGATCGGCCTCGCCGGAGGCGGATCGACCACGCGGGCCAGGCGCCTCGCCCGCGACGCGTGCGAGGAGTTCCGGCTCGAGTACGCCGATGCCTCGGCGCTGGCGCTGCTCGAGCTGGCGAGGGTCTCGGGCGCCCCGCCGGCCGATCTGCTGCGCTACGAGGCCCGGCGCATCCGGGCCGATGCGGCGGCGGCCGCCGCTCGGCGCACGGCCGCACTCGGGACGTGGCTCATGCTGCCGCTCGGGCTCTGCACCCTGCCCGCGTTCCTCCTGCTCGCCGTCGCGCCGGTCCTCCTCGCCCTCCTCGCGTCCGCGACGTGA
- a CDS encoding Rv3654c family TadE-like protein — MIPSRPGPARRGCGALRDERGSGAVLGVGILVLVAAIVLAALPLGRILAARQTTIGAADAAALAAADIASGRVPGVPCEAAAAIAGRLGAALEECILEGGVARVVVSAAIEGLPLRASARAGPPAASARVGPPAEAPAHRARGAAQPNTAST, encoded by the coding sequence GTGATCCCGTCCCGACCGGGTCCCGCCAGGCGGGGCTGCGGAGCCCTGCGCGACGAGCGGGGGAGCGGAGCCGTGCTGGGCGTCGGCATCCTGGTGCTCGTCGCTGCGATCGTCCTCGCGGCGCTTCCGCTCGGACGGATCCTCGCCGCGCGACAGACGACGATCGGCGCGGCCGACGCCGCAGCGCTCGCGGCGGCCGACATCGCCTCGGGTCGCGTGCCCGGAGTGCCGTGCGAGGCGGCCGCGGCGATCGCCGGCCGCCTGGGCGCCGCCCTCGAGGAGTGCATCCTCGAGGGCGGCGTCGCCCGCGTGGTGGTCTCGGCGGCGATCGAGGGGCTCCCCCTCAGGGCGTCCGCCCGGGCCGGACCGCCGGCGGCGTCCGCCCGGGTGGGGCCGCCGGCGGAGGCCCCGGCGCACCGGGCCCGCGGCGCGGCTCAGCCGAACACGGCCTCGACGTAG